The proteins below come from a single Zhouia spongiae genomic window:
- a CDS encoding ion transporter: MTDKGFSKEERNWQKKLHEVIYEADTRAGKIFDLVLIFIIIISIILVMLESVKYIDDKYHYVLLTAEWTITILFSIEYILRIAAIKNPKKYIFSFYGIIDLLSTIPLYLSYIIAGSQALLALRALRLLRIFRVLKLVRFLGEASQLKRALKNSRTKITVFIYTVLVVSIILGTIMYLIEGEDSGFTSIPRSIYWTIVTLTTVGYGDIAPQTSLGQFFATLIMILGYGIIAVPTGIVTVEFARQGNRLHINTQVCPNCSNEEHQDNAIYCHKCGHKLNQ; the protein is encoded by the coding sequence ATGACTGACAAGGGTTTTTCAAAGGAAGAAAGAAACTGGCAGAAAAAACTTCACGAGGTTATCTATGAAGCAGATACCCGTGCAGGTAAAATATTCGACCTTGTTTTAATATTTATCATCATCATCAGTATTATTCTGGTGATGCTGGAAAGTGTTAAGTACATTGACGATAAATATCACTATGTCCTTTTAACCGCAGAATGGACCATAACCATCTTGTTTAGCATCGAATATATTTTAAGGATCGCAGCTATAAAAAACCCTAAAAAATATATTTTCAGCTTCTACGGTATCATAGATCTGCTATCGACCATTCCTTTATACCTTTCATATATTATAGCGGGATCTCAGGCTTTACTGGCATTAAGGGCCTTAAGACTGTTACGGATATTCAGGGTCTTGAAGCTTGTTCGGTTTCTGGGGGAAGCCTCTCAATTAAAAAGAGCTTTAAAAAACAGCAGAACAAAGATTACCGTCTTCATATATACCGTCCTTGTCGTATCGATAATCCTGGGAACCATCATGTATCTGATCGAAGGAGAAGATTCGGGTTTTACGAGTATTCCCAGAAGCATCTATTGGACTATTGTTACCTTAACAACAGTGGGCTATGGCGACATTGCCCCCCAAACTTCCCTGGGACAGTTCTTTGCTACTCTTATAATGATACTCGGTTACGGCATTATTGCCGTACCTACAGGAATAGTTACCGTTGAATTTGCAAGACAGGGAAACAGGCTCCACATAAACACCCAGGTTTGTCCTAACTGTAGTAACGAAGAACACCAGGACAATGCCATCTATTGTCACAAATGCGGACATAAACTTAATCAGTAA
- the miaA gene encoding tRNA (adenosine(37)-N6)-dimethylallyltransferase MiaA gives MSKTEKYLITIVGPTAIGKTALGIQLAQHFDTEIISCDSRQFYKEMAIGTAVPSVEELKTVKHHFIQHKSIFAPYSVGDFERDAISKLEAIFKDHNVAIMVGGSGLFVNAVLNGLDEFPDVPEEIRKDLNLLYEQNGITALQEKLKVLDPVHYKKVDINNPQRVTRALEVCIASGQPYSDFLNKKKTERPFRSVMVGLTADREIIYRRINQRVDIMVENGLIEEARKLFPHKTLNALQTVGYRELFSFFDDTFTKEFALSEIKKNTRRFAKRQLTWFKRNEETLWFDYKTPAKEIIQHIEAIQKKPAL, from the coding sequence GTGAGCAAAACTGAAAAGTACTTGATAACAATTGTAGGCCCTACAGCCATCGGTAAAACCGCTTTGGGTATTCAGCTTGCTCAACATTTTGATACAGAAATTATTTCGTGCGACTCCAGGCAATTTTACAAAGAGATGGCCATAGGCACAGCTGTTCCTTCTGTTGAAGAGCTTAAGACCGTTAAGCATCATTTCATTCAGCATAAAAGTATTTTTGCCCCTTATTCGGTTGGAGATTTTGAAAGAGATGCCATCTCAAAATTAGAAGCTATATTTAAAGATCATAATGTAGCAATTATGGTTGGTGGCAGTGGGCTGTTCGTTAATGCCGTATTGAATGGTTTAGATGAGTTTCCTGACGTTCCGGAAGAAATTCGAAAAGACCTGAACTTGTTGTATGAACAAAATGGCATTACAGCATTGCAAGAAAAACTGAAAGTCCTGGATCCTGTTCACTATAAAAAAGTAGACATCAATAACCCCCAGAGAGTAACCCGTGCGTTGGAAGTATGTATCGCAAGCGGCCAACCGTACTCTGATTTTTTAAACAAGAAAAAAACCGAGCGTCCGTTTAGATCTGTAATGGTAGGATTGACGGCTGACAGGGAGATCATATACCGCCGTATCAACCAACGGGTAGACATCATGGTTGAAAACGGACTTATAGAAGAGGCAAGAAAACTATTTCCTCATAAAACACTTAATGCGTTACAAACGGTAGGCTACCGGGAACTCTTCAGCTTCTTTGACGACACATTCACAAAAGAGTTTGCCCTCTCAGAAATTAAGAAAAACACCAGAAGATTTGCCAAAAGGCAATTAACCTGGTTTAAAAGAAATGAAGAAACCCTCTGGTTTGATTACAAGACCCCCGCAAAAGAGATTATACAACATATTGAAGCAATACAAAAAAAGCCTGCACTCTAA
- a CDS encoding response regulator transcription factor, translating to METVNKKILLVEDDPNFGTVLKDYLSMNDFDVVLAKNGMEGYEKFRKDNFDLCILDVMMPYKDGFTLAKEIREKNENVPIIFLTAKTMKEDVLKGYKVGADDYLNKPFDSEVLLMKIRAILQRKATETVADSKQFEFQIGDFHLNSKLRFLTFKEEEPIKLSPKENELLRLLALYENDLMPRELALTKIWRDDNYFTSRSMDVYIAKLRKYLKKDENVEILNIHGEGFRLVIKSEADK from the coding sequence ATGGAAACAGTAAATAAGAAAATTTTATTAGTAGAGGATGATCCAAACTTTGGAACAGTTTTAAAAGATTATCTTTCGATGAATGATTTTGATGTTGTTCTTGCCAAAAACGGTATGGAAGGATATGAAAAGTTCAGAAAAGATAATTTTGATCTTTGCATTCTTGATGTAATGATGCCGTACAAAGATGGTTTTACCTTGGCTAAGGAAATAAGAGAAAAGAATGAAAATGTGCCGATTATCTTCTTGACTGCCAAGACAATGAAGGAAGATGTTTTAAAAGGATATAAGGTTGGTGCCGATGACTACCTCAACAAACCTTTTGATTCTGAAGTGCTTTTAATGAAGATCAGAGCGATCCTTCAACGCAAAGCCACTGAAACGGTAGCGGATAGTAAGCAGTTTGAATTCCAGATAGGAGATTTTCATTTAAATTCTAAACTCAGGTTCCTGACTTTTAAAGAAGAAGAGCCTATAAAATTATCTCCGAAAGAGAATGAGTTGTTGCGTTTACTGGCATTGTATGAAAATGACCTGATGCCGAGAGAACTAGCTTTAACCAAAATCTGGAGGGATGACAACTATTTTACATCCAGAAGTATGGATGTTTATATTGCGAAGCTTCGTAAATACCTTAAAAAGGATGAAAATGTAGAAATCTTAAATATACATGGTGAAGGCTTCAGGCTTGTAATTAAAAGTGAAGCAGACAAGTAA